A single Helicobacteraceae bacterium DNA region contains:
- a CDS encoding Fe-S-containing protein translates to MLHYLVNVINTLFFTLVLLGVLLGALSDGEKIRAKSVVVASALGFLTALIIAILYANTRWINREYYNLIILIPLIIAQLIFAFFLFFAPRFRSSAAIVRFFIPLILFLLLAYGLVDIFLYPSEFSVGMDNIYNEEFALKWFGYALALATLLILYYSVYQAALSSSKKIFLSLGGAILLLVVIHEALSVIYALYPRGVIPRWLIDAVFLISEHLSWLFYAACAATVSVAATLYAVENRKIFVVSQNGGTNRDLLYAANKLNVISAPNPAIRRKLFAQSKSKRRFYVLTTLSLFAAALFAKGGSYLAEREVEISPAVSVSAENGVIVFALEEFDDGRLKRYAYKSANGTEIRFIIIKKDRGGYGVGLDACEICGVSGYYEEKGKVICSRCGVAINKATIGFRGGCNPIPFPYEVTNSTLRIYVKALEDEEDRFR, encoded by the coding sequence ATGCTTCACTATTTAGTAAATGTTATAAACACGCTCTTTTTTACTCTTGTTTTGCTGGGCGTTTTGCTTGGCGCTCTTTCCGACGGGGAGAAGATTCGCGCTAAAAGCGTCGTCGTCGCTTCCGCTCTTGGGTTTTTAACCGCCCTAATAATCGCTATTTTGTATGCTAACACCAGATGGATCAACCGCGAGTATTACAATCTGATTATCCTGATTCCGTTGATTATCGCGCAACTTATTTTCGCGTTTTTTCTCTTTTTCGCGCCGCGTTTTCGCTCTTCGGCGGCGATCGTTAGGTTTTTTATCCCGCTTATACTATTTCTTTTGCTTGCCTACGGGCTTGTCGATATATTTCTCTATCCTTCCGAGTTTTCCGTCGGAATGGACAACATCTACAACGAGGAGTTTGCTCTTAAATGGTTCGGCTACGCGCTGGCTCTGGCGACGTTGCTAATCTTATACTACTCGGTCTATCAAGCGGCGCTTAGCTCGTCGAAAAAGATTTTTTTATCGCTTGGCGGCGCGATACTTCTGCTTGTCGTTATTCACGAGGCGCTAAGCGTGATATACGCGCTCTATCCAAGAGGCGTAATCCCGCGTTGGCTTATAGACGCGGTTTTCTTGATCTCTGAACATCTTAGTTGGCTGTTTTACGCCGCTTGCGCCGCAACCGTCTCCGTAGCCGCGACGCTCTACGCGGTAGAAAACCGCAAGATATTCGTCGTGTCGCAAAACGGCGGCACAAACCGCGATCTGCTCTACGCGGCAAACAAACTCAACGTGATCTCCGCTCCAAATCCCGCGATCAGGCGTAAATTATTCGCGCAGTCAAAGAGCAAACGGCGTTTTTACGTCTTAACGACGCTTTCGCTTTTCGCCGCCGCCCTCTTCGCCAAAGGCGGATCGTATCTCGCCGAAAGAGAGGTCGAAATCTCCCCCGCCGTTAGCGTAAGCGCCGAAAACGGCGTGATTGTCTTCGCGCTGGAGGAGTTCGACGACGGGCGGCTGAAACGATACGCCTATAAGAGCGCCAACGGAACCGAGATTAGGTTTATCATCATTAAAAAAGATCGCGGCGGTTACGGAGTGGGGCTGGACGCGTGCGAGATATGCGGCGTAAGCGGATACTACGAGGAGAAGGGCAAGGTGATCTGCTCGCGTTGCGGCGTGGCGATCAACAAAGCGACGATCGGTTTTCGCGGCGGATGCAACCCCATTCCCTTCCCATACGAGGTAACAAATTCGACTTTGCGCATTTACGTTAAAGCGTTAGAGGACGAGGAAGATAGGTTTAGATAA
- a CDS encoding iron transporter — protein MVRVSKVFLAAALAFLPSAIFAAPAPEEAAGFEEFPLGDEFDVGPLHIAGVYFQPVLMEPKALAGNLPPSKADMHLEADISAREGNNLGYGAGDFVPYLTVKYKIQKQGSSKVQEGTFMPMNASDGPHYGNNIKLDGAGKYKITFIVENPERTGYLLHVDKETGVEGRFWAKPIEVSWDFNFVPRKW, from the coding sequence ATGGTTCGCGTTTCTAAAGTTTTCTTAGCGGCGGCGCTGGCGTTCCTGCCTAGCGCGATTTTTGCGGCTCCCGCTCCCGAAGAGGCGGCGGGCTTCGAGGAGTTCCCTCTTGGCGACGAGTTCGACGTAGGACCCTTGCATATCGCGGGGGTCTATTTTCAACCGGTGCTGATGGAACCTAAAGCGCTCGCGGGCAACCTGCCTCCGTCCAAAGCGGATATGCACCTCGAAGCGGATATTTCCGCGCGCGAAGGCAACAATCTCGGCTACGGCGCGGGTGATTTCGTGCCTTATCTGACGGTGAAGTATAAGATCCAAAAGCAAGGCAGCTCCAAGGTTCAAGAAGGCACTTTTATGCCGATGAACGCGAGCGACGGACCGCACTATGGCAACAACATCAAACTTGACGGCGCTGGTAAATACAAAATTACCTTTATCGTAGAAAATCCGGAAAGAACGGGCTATCTGCTCCACGTTGATAAAGAAACGGGCGTAGAAGGCAGATTCTGGGCGAAGCCGATCGAGGTAAGCTGGGATTTCAATTTCGTTCCGCGCAAGTGGTAA